The Phragmites australis chromosome 13, lpPhrAust1.1, whole genome shotgun sequence DNA window GGATCATTGAGCATTAATAATCTTGAAAAGGTTGAAGGAAAGGAAGAAGCAGACGAGGCAAAATTGATTCAGAAAACCCACTTACGCGAGTTAATATTACATTGGGATAGTAGCCGATCTAACATGGATTATGCACTAGAAGAACATGTTCTTGAAAGCCTTAAGCCAAATAGCAATCTTGTAAAGCTATGTATTACAGGGCATGGGGGCTTTACTTGCCCTTCATGGCTTGGTGAAAAGCTCTCGGTTAAAAATTTGGAATCTCTTCAGTTACACAGTGTGTCTTGGGAAAATCTTCCACCTCTAGGAGAGTTGTGCTTAGTGGATGAACATGGTAAAGAGTGTCCGAGCTATATACAAAGACAAAGCTTCAAAAGTTTGAAAAGGCTAGAACTAGTTGATATACTAAAATTGAAAAAATGGGTTGGAAATGGCCCTTGTGAGCTGTTCTCTCACTTGAAAGTGTTGATCATTAAAAATTGCCCTAAACTCATGGAGTTACCGTTCTCACATCATACCGGATGTGAATCAGAGCATGAGGCTAACATGACTTGGTTTCCTAAACTCGAAGAGCTCAAAATTGAAGATTGTCCAAAACTTTCATCATTACCTTGTGTTCCTTGGTCTAACACTACTTGCTCTGCTGAGATTGCACGAGTTGGTTCAGGTCTTGAGCGGCTGGTTTATCAAAATGTTTCTAGTACTGGACATCGCTTGGAAGTTGAGAAAAAGGGTGATGTAGATAGTGTTTTCTGGACGGTGTTAGCCTTTCATAACCTATCAAAACTAGAAAGTTTGACAGTGACGAGATGCCCTCCTCTATTACTGGATCACCTGCAAATGCTATCATCCCTTAAGTCCCTAGAGATATCTGATTCGGGTGATGTATTTTGTTTGGCGGaaggtgatggtcatgtcagaTATGAATTTCCAGTTGAAGACATCACGATTCTGAATTGTGGTGCTAGCGGGGAGGGATTGACACGTCTGTTGTCTTACTTTCCGAAGCTCCAAGGCTTCAACGTGATCAAGTGTGAAAAGTTAACAGGGTTAGGTGTTGCGGAGCAGCAGAAGAAGACGGAAGCACCCGCACGACCGCCGTTATCTTCAATTAACGAAGTGGAGGAGGCACAAATTGGacagcaccagcagcagcaagacgaAAGAAGAGACGAGGAAATATCACCAGCAGTAGCAACAACAACAGGACTGCTGCTGTTGCCTCCCCAACTTCAGTGGTTGGAGATTTCCTGCCCAAatctggtcctctgccccgactcACTCGACGACGACAAAGACACAGGACGAactggaggtggaggaggagggctcCAAGGTCTGAGCTCCCTCCGTTCATTGTGGATATTCAATTGCCCCAGGTTCCTCTCCTCCTATTTgtcgtcatcctcctcttcttgttgtCCCTTCCCGAACTCCCTGGAAGTCCTCGATCTTAATGGCGTGGTGGGCACGAAGACGCTGCCGCCTCTCTCAAACCTCACCTCTCTCACAACTTTATCCATATGTAGAGGTGGGGATTTAAGAGGCGACGGATTGTGGCCTCTCCTTGCCCAAGGCCACCTCACCAAATTATCGGTCCACAAATCCCCCAAATTCTTCGCTGGTTCCGAGCCCCCACGGCTGCATGAACAAGAGCTTCCATCCCGTTCCTCCAAACTGCAGGAGCTCGATACGGATGACGTCGCAGGAGTCCTTGCTGCGCCCATCTGTATCTTGCTCTCTTCCTCACTCACCAGATTGGACTTCATTGGGGACGAAGAGGTGGAGCGCTTCACAAAGGAGCAAGAGGAGGCCCTTCAGCTCCTCACCTCCCTCCAGGAGATCGGATTTTGGAATTGCAACAAGCTGCAGTGCCTCCCTCCAGGGCTGCATAGACTTCTCAACCTCAAGAGATTACAAATCAGCAACTGCCGAGCTATCCGATCGCTGCCCAAGGACGGCCTCCCAAGTTCACTGCAAGAATTAAAAATCAGCTACTGCCGAGCCATCCGGTCGCTGCCCAAGGTCGACAACCTTCCGAGTTCACTGCGAGTATTGGATGTCCGTTACAGCGAAAGCGAGGAGCTAAAAAGGCAGTGCCGCAAGTTGATAGGAACCATTCCAATAGTCGATACCTGACTAACCCAAGGTAACAAACACTTGTCTGATTGTACTCCTCCACAGTTCCTACCCACCAATTTCCCTTGCTTTCCCTAACCTCTTTACTGCCATAGTCATTCTCGTTTTGTTTGTTTCGCGGCAATAACTATTTCATCTGAATAACCCATTTGTTTTGACCTACTCTGCAGGGCTCTTATTCGAATTTTACATTCTTCTAGCATCGCAGGATTCTCTCTATATCCATGTGTGGTTCTGAGTTGTGAAGCACGAACGTCTCAGCATGTACCTTCCACCTTGTACATAAAACTGGTTAGTATTTATATATGCAAAATCACACTGTAGTCCCGTACACTATTTATAAGTTTAATCCACATTTGTTTTGTCCCATATACTGGTTAGATTATTATTTCATCTGAATAACATACTTGTTTTGACCTGTTCTGCAGGGCTCTTCTTCGAATTGTACATTTTTCTAGCCTCGTAGGATTGTCTCTATAATCATGTACGGTTCTGAGTTGTCACGCATGAACATTCAGCATGTGCCTCCCTCCCTGTACATAAAACTGATTAGTATATGCAAAATCACCCTATAGTCACATATACTATTTTAATCCACATTTTTGTTGATCTGCTACACTGCTACCTGCTGTTTGTTTATTTGTTCACTTTTCCCTTCATTGCAGACCCCTTTTAATTCTGCGCGTATCAACAACACTTGTTTTCAATCAGGTGTAGGTCTTCAGCACACTCACGTGTTGCTGGTCTGCCTCTGGGATGAGTTACTGAAATGTGGATACCCCTACATGATTTGTTTTCTGGTCAAAGGAATAAGTGATTTCAGTCCTCCTATGCTTCTTGCATCGGACAAAATCCCGTTCAGCAATAAGTGATTTCAGTCTTCCTATGTTTCTTGCATCTGACAAAATATGATTTACTCCGCTTATAGACAAGGTAAGATCCATATGGTTAAAAAGTATGCTCACATGGTTTTGTGTATAcccatttattttttaaatagactcctttattttctttcactCTTCTTATATTATGCATGATTGTCTTCTTCCATTGCAACTGTTTCCCTGCAATCAGAAGTTTGTTATAATCTCAAGTGAGTTAGAAGTTTAATAATGCTTATCAGCTTGTAAAACCTGATTCAACTACTTCTAAGTTGCCTTGAGGTGCTGCAGCACAAATTATAAAATATTGCATCCTCATGTTCTTTTTTACTCTGAAATTTGATATTCTGGTTTCTGTGCTCAACATAGGACTAACTTGTTGTTCCAACATGGTGATTTATTTGCTGCTTGGCTGCACTTATCAATTTGCTTAACTAAATAAGTACAATGGATGTTATGTCCGATACATGTTCCTCAGTACTTGCAGCCTCCAATTTTTATTACACAGAGACAGGAGCTATTGTCATGCTACTATTTGTTCTGCAGATAATCTCCATTGGAGCCTCCTGTTAATTAATATAATAGTACAACACTTGAAGCAGACTATAGTAACACAAGGTAATTGATCTTCGCTTCTCCCCGTCACATGAACACCATGCCATATTTTCCATACATTGATCCCACAAGTGCTGCTAGACATGAACACTGCTTCTATTATTCTACAGTGCAGGGCTGGTCTTTGATTGGTACACTCTTCTAGtctttttgagttctttctCTAATCACACTGTTGCACACACAAGGGAATTGAGTTGTATCTTCATGCTGTTAGACATCCTTCATCGAAGTTAATTATACAACAATTCACTATTTTTGCTTGCCTTTTGTggggtaaaaagaaaaaaagaaatgatgTTGGAATTGTTTCTGCTACTTTTGAACATTTAGAATTAAGATTGTCGGCTGCTTGCCTTTAGGGCTTTAGTAGTGATGCAACAGAAGCGGATATTTATTTTCAAGGTAAATCTTTTAAAATGGCTGAAAGGTGCTGACGTAAGTCCCTTTTTCTGGAAAAGATgagtttttttccttctttgttAACAAAACACCATATTTCACGACAATAACATGAGAATATATCTATTTAACAATCAAAGTTCAACAACAGCTTTCTCAAGTTTGCTATGTCTTGATAACAGATTACTAACAAGGAGTGCACTTTTCTGCTCTGATCAGCCAACACTAGATCAGAAAGTCACATCCACTGATGGTTTATTGATTTATATGCTTCTCAACTGCACATGTGCAAAAAATGGCTTACTTGCGCTGTAAGTGCCTTATAATTAACAATCTTATTTGTTTAAAGTACACACTTTAGGCAGCTGCCCCATGAGTTATGATTTTACTTCAGTTTTAAGATCATCTCCTTTGAATCCTCATGTGGCCATGGAACATGTGTTGGCAAAAGTTGTGGTTGATTCAGCCAATATTCGGCCACTGCAACAGACAATATGAACAACGCATTGTTCAGTACACTCAACATTCATCCGGTCGAAATTCCAATTGCTCATGTAAGAAGTAATTCTTCAACTACATGGTGCATACTCTCTCTTGAATCTCCTACTCATCAAATCTTAATGTCTCCTACCCTCAGTATACGCAGTGAACCAAATGCACCTTCCGGCTTCAGCATATACTGGTTCACATCTTTAGGAAGTATGTACAATCCTTCTTACCTTCATATGAAAAAGCCAATCTGGTATATCCTTCTGTTCTCCATATGCTGAATGCCATATTTTGGTTtactttttctgttttttttttgggggtcAGCGTGAATTGTTTAGTTTTGGTGCAGTGGTGAACACTTATATCTTTTCTTGATACTTTTCTTGATACATCTTCCAAGGTGTTTTCTCCGAACATATGTTGGGAAAAAGATTTGGTTGATCGAAGGTGTTTTCTGCCACTGCAGCAACCGACATGAATTACTACTCTGTTCATTGGATGCAACTTGAAATGTTCCAAAGTCTTCTGTTCCTGGCTTCCTGCATTTCCTCAATGACTTGGCTGTGCAACATCTGCACTGGCTGAACAAAAGATGTCGCTCATCATGTCATCATGTCCTATGATCTACCTGCTGTTTGGAAGATGTTGCTCATCTGTCCAAGTTGCCATCGTAAACAGCTGTGAACCAAATTCTCATTCAGATACCTGGTGATGCTCACGCTAGTAGACATTCATCCTGACTTCGATAAGAGGTGAGTGTTATACTTTGCTCAGGTCCTTTTCTGATGCCAGTAGTATCttgtaaatattattttcatCCCCCTGGAGAAATATTGGCCAAGCTTTCACAGTTTTGTTGGTAATCTTGCTAGCAGGAATTATGTCCAGAGGTCTTGTCAAGATCACAATCATCTTCACAAGATATGACTTCTGCTCATCAGGCTTGAAGGTGGGCAAGGTTTATTGCATCTGCCAAATTCTTACCGGGATGGCATATGTTCAACCATCCACACAAAGCACGCTCCAACTCCAAGTAAGATCCAAACAGTGAGGGCACTAGTTGAAACCATACTCAAAGTTCAAAGCATGCTATAGAGTCAAGGAAGGCGAAATCCTGAGTTTCATTTGCACACCAATCTCTAAGGACACAAAATAAGTGGTCAATGCTACTATATTTGGAGAGGAATTTTTGTTTCCCGGGCTATATAGCTTTGGAAAGTCCTCGTTTATTCATGCGGTTTTCTGCAACATGTTCTCCCGTCCGCCCTATTCTTCCGATGCGGCTTCAGAATGTACTGGCAACAGCCTGTGCCCTAACGAAGAACATTGCACTTGGTAGTTGAGTGGCTTTGCACCGATATGTTTCAGAATGTATTTTTGCAATCTTTTCTGATTTGAAAGACTTAGCGTTCATGTTTTAGCGTGCTGGCCTCGGCCAAGGAAAACTGAAAGAGCCAAACTGAATAAAAACGATTTCATATCAGTGTCATAATTCAGAAGTTTCGGTGCCAATTAACAAGAGAAACATCTCGGCCAAAATGTACTGGCTTTGCAAGCGCCATATGTATTTCGCTATATCTTCTGTGCTGCAATTTTTCTGTGTTATTTGTGTTGTGCAAAGCAAATTCGTCTGATGAAGGGAATAGGAAAACTGTGAAAGCACCATGTATACCAACGAACAGAGCTGAGCCTGCACTAAACTGCAGAAGGGTGGAACTAGTTTATTTTTTCCCTTTATACACATTTCTTTTGAGGAAATTTTCTTTCACGAGAATATCATAAAAATATTGTGATAATGTGTCGTCCAATTTTTAGAGGAATACAGTAACTTTTTTGTACGTAATCATAGCACAATCAGTCTCTTTCTAGCATTACTAGCTAAGTTGCAAGTAGTTGCAACTGTAGTTTGATTATCGATTAAttttcttcataatttctttatttatttttattagtaaaataagttATATTTTTAGCCGATAACAAGGTGAGGATGCTAGAGGATAAAGGTGGATAATAAAAGTAGATagattatttaaattttataagttttttaAATATGAGAAGAGTGAAGAGAAAATGTGAATAGAAACTAACTcctatcttatatttactaattggaggctccttttgATGCCTTCACattaatcctagaaaaatcctaaaaattctcataaaaaatcaaaacatccaaccgtcgaattgattgattgactaactgtaaccatagatcaacaaccagaaaaaataaaagattaaaaaataaatcagagtCCAACTCTAAGACTACTTCTTTCCTaatctttccttcttcttttttatagaTACTCTTTGTCCAACGAGGTTACGTTaacaaactccaacttagttacgttagcaataaatacaattttctaaatcaattaaaatatgccaagtaaatatgcgtgtaatcaaatattacaaaattaaaacaacaaaacgcaaacatattacggattatcacataaaagtaatatcaaagaatttataatgtattttaaaaaataatatgagatacggtgacgatattaaaaataataataatttcaaaaaatcaagaaacaaataaaaatcaatttgcataacacataaaatgaaaattataaattagatctattcacaaataataaatatgatttcaatattatgaataaaaattacatttatattttatattctaatatttaaatataaatagctgatgtatcttagcatacaatcattattaatataaatatctaaaattcagctgtaagctaaatttctagcctgtgcagacgcacaggttgatgcgctagttttatataatagagattaATACAATCAGCTAACGTCGTTGCCGGCTTTATCAGTTACATCTGGACCTTGTAGTAActagtagtatttttttttttaaattgggCCTTGCTTTTTAGGCCGTTTTTAGGTCTTTTGGACATACGCGTGAATCTTTTAGGGACAAGATGGTGTCGCGGACGTTCCCGGTGATGAGCAAGCTGTTCCAGCACTGCGCCGCGGCGCCAACGAAGTCCGTGGCCTCCACCGGAGTGCTACTTCTTGTAAGACGTGCTTCGGTGACttaaatcccccccccccccccgccccaaaTCTTGCGTTGCAATTTTGTTGGACAAAGGCTCAGCCCTTGGGGACTACGGTCCTTTTTTTAGAATTGTACTACTCCTTACAACTTTATCGAAATTTTGAGTAATGTGCTAAGATTATGATAATTTACTTACTCCCTGATTCGCACATAATATCATTTCATCTGCACAATTGTCGGTGAATAGCCATTCAAGTTGGTTTACTTGAAATGTTTCCTTATTTGTGCAAAGCGTTTAGTCATTCTAGTAGCAAAAGTTGATTATGATCTGTATCTTTTGTACCCAGACCATTCTGCAGTTCTTCTTGGACTTTGGGGAGGCAGTCCTGCACGATGCTGATGGTAGCTTGAAAACCTTCTTTCGTTCTTGCTTAAGCAGGTAATATTTGTTTTCTACGTTTGTCTCTTGATGTATATGCCATGGTTGGTTTGCGTCCACAAGCCTTtaaaatctcttaagttttgcTTCTCGGTAATAGGGAGTTTGCAGATCCTGTTGTTGCACAGCGCACGCTTGAATTCCTTATAGCAAACAAGGCAAAGATCCTGACCTCTTTTCCCACCTTGATTCCACAGGTATCGTACACATGAAATGATTACTCAGAACTAGCAAATAACACATTTATTTCTAAGCTCCTGCTGT harbors:
- the LOC133887942 gene encoding uncharacterized protein LOC133887942 isoform X3 — protein: MEVGIEAARWVIGKALSPASGGVLEAWAASSELGANIRALRMELLYAQGMLNKTRGRGREEIQNPALAELLQELRDLAYSADDALDEVDYFRIQDELDGTYHAAEEHAGGCLRNHALNARHTAKGIGKMLGFSSHSRSASRGDGDEPNEDTRVCCGAWPYRGQRSPDNVQEEDASRRVLCGVSWPCGGQSTRETNSSSSQPPTNQADQEEAYCGCTQKLASGARNTINIVGDGHVRYEFPVEDITILNCGASGEGLTRLLSYFPKLQGFNVIKCEKLTGLGVAEQQKKTEAPARPPLSSINEVEEAQIGQHQQQQDERRDEEISPAVATTTGLLLLPPQLQWLEISCPNLVLCPDSLDDDKDTGRTGGGGGGLQGLSSLRSLWIFNCPRFLSSYLSSSSSSCCPFPNSLEVLDLNGVVGTKTLPPLSNLTSLTTLSICRGGDLRGDGLWPLLAQGHLTKLSVHKSPKFFAGSEPPRLHEQELPSRSSKLQELDTDDVAGVLAAPICILLSSSLTRLDFIGDEEVERFTKEQEEALQLLTSLQEIGFWNCNKLQCLPPGLHRLLNLKRLQISNCRAIRSLPKDGLPSSLQELKISYCRAIRSLPKVDNLPSSLRVLDVRYSESEELKRQCRKSLQSEVCYNLK